TGGCGATCGATTCGACCTCTGGACTGCGATCTCCCTAACAGCTCCTTGTCGCCAAGTGATTCCCAAgcgcctcttttttttcattTGGTTTTCGTTTGCTTTGGGTGTCAGTGGGATACCCTTCAACGCTCCCCAATGTCTTGTCTTCAACCTGTCTTTTCGCATCCTTGTCGCAGCGCTATCCACATGCTCTCGCAAGGCATTCGCACTACGCCAAACATGACAGGGAGATCACAATGCCGCCCTTGCACCAGGCGTCTAGTGGCGGTCCGGGCACTCGCGGGACAGGTGGTCGGTCGAGCCGCAGTTGTAGCACGACTTCGGCTTGCGCTCGTTCGGGCAGTCGCGGCTCAGGTGGCCCGTGCCACCGCAGTTGTAGCAAGAGCGGGTGTCGGCGCCAGCCTTGGCCTCGTTCGTGCACTCGCGGGACAGGTGGTCGGTCGAGCCGCAGTTGTAGCACGACTTCGGCTTGCGCTCACTGGGGCAGTCGCGGCTCATGTGGCCGGTCTCACCGCAGTTG
The window above is part of the Leishmania major strain Friedlin complete genome, chromosome 36 genome. Proteins encoded here:
- the UMSBP1 gene encoding putative universal minicircle sequence binding protein, with the protein product MSAVTCYKCGEAGHMSRSCPRAAATRSCYNCGETGHMSRDCPSERKPKSCYNCGSTDHLSRECTNEAKAGADTRSCYNCGGTGHLSRDCPNERKPKSCYNCGSTDHLSRECPDRH